One window of the Spirochaetota bacterium genome contains the following:
- a CDS encoding sigma-70 family RNA polymerase sigma factor, translating into MPGIAEGRDLFVDVYERYYGLIYSTAYAKLGNADDAMDAAQEVFIRFHGKSSEVREPRTWLYGTLRNVVFDMMKKKKPDLTEGEMDDLGVVFVNGFRDTRLMIKEALESEANFIDENDRVLFELVASYDFTYREAGAQLGMSERQAKYRFGLAVRRLTEHFRARGITNLEDLL; encoded by the coding sequence ATGCCCGGCATCGCTGAAGGGAGAGACCTCTTCGTCGACGTCTACGAGCGGTACTATGGGCTCATTTACAGCACCGCCTATGCCAAGCTGGGCAACGCGGATGACGCCATGGACGCCGCCCAGGAGGTATTCATCCGGTTTCACGGCAAGTCAAGTGAGGTCCGGGAGCCGCGCACCTGGCTTTATGGCACGTTGAGAAACGTGGTATTCGACATGATGAAGAAAAAAAAGCCGGACCTCACCGAGGGGGAAATGGACGACCTGGGAGTGGTCTTTGTAAACGGTTTCCGGGACACCAGGCTCATGATAAAGGAAGCCCTGGAAAGCGAAGCCAACTTCATTGACGAAAACGATCGCGTCCTCTTCGAACTCGTGGCGAGCTATGACTTCACCTACCGCGAGGCGGGCGCGCAACTGGGCATGTCCGAGCGACAGGCCAAGTACCGCTTTGGACTGGCAGTACGTCGCCTTACGGAACATTTCCGCGCGCGGGGAATCACCAACCTGGAGGACCTGCTATGA
- a CDS encoding N-acetylmuramoyl-L-alanine amidase: MVPLRSRKLLIACACVLVFAACEKKYQGNITVGSHTWLKGKKIFIDPGHGGTAAADSFRSGPGGLTEEEVNLAVSLHLASMLRGAGAVVALAREKDLDVPLIERVRMAREFSPDLFLSVHHNGTMRRMDGVNYPCVLVWGSPGVSPASFDFANLLLGEFHRIMDARGSVLSDFSVFPETGSMMLRETHDLCPGIIGEAGFFSDERHAIHLRDAQYREHEAGAYFNAVSEYFRRGVPSARAQINCRVENTGYLKNLLKDREPAIMLLLDPGAPGVDIDDSTIRVTLDNIPVTASRMKPGRYSLDYGRRLYPGAHRIRLEFANTWGRRAMIVSLPFHVAVQPGEHDALVREGTRLASYYYTAREGLKMLQAALSMTVTAPDADMLLWRIAQGFGLIGAQETSRYYFSKIAYFYPQSEYQGMIGRYTGDLRYPVEYHGKEIQFTEDCPACPSKNTVREIPVIEPRSVDGKQDEGFYLLEKAKALFRSLREQVESWWTK; encoded by the coding sequence ATGGTCCCATTAAGGTCGCGTAAACTACTGATCGCGTGCGCGTGTGTGCTCGTCTTCGCCGCGTGCGAAAAAAAATACCAGGGGAACATAACCGTGGGCTCCCACACCTGGCTCAAGGGCAAGAAAATATTCATCGATCCCGGGCACGGGGGAACGGCCGCGGCGGACAGCTTCCGCAGCGGGCCGGGCGGCCTCACCGAGGAAGAGGTCAACCTCGCGGTCTCGCTCCACCTCGCGTCCATGCTCAGAGGCGCCGGCGCGGTCGTCGCGCTCGCGAGGGAAAAGGACCTCGACGTTCCGCTCATCGAGCGCGTCCGGATGGCGCGGGAATTTTCCCCGGACCTTTTCCTTAGCGTTCATCACAACGGGACCATGCGACGCATGGACGGCGTCAATTACCCGTGCGTGCTCGTCTGGGGAAGCCCGGGGGTGAGCCCCGCGTCATTCGATTTTGCAAACCTGCTCCTGGGTGAGTTTCATCGCATCATGGACGCGCGGGGAAGCGTGCTCAGCGACTTTTCGGTCTTTCCCGAAACGGGGTCCATGATGCTCAGGGAGACGCACGACCTGTGTCCGGGTATTATCGGCGAAGCGGGATTTTTCTCCGACGAGCGCCACGCGATCCACCTGCGCGACGCGCAGTACCGGGAGCACGAGGCGGGGGCGTACTTCAATGCCGTGTCCGAATACTTCCGGCGCGGCGTACCGTCCGCCCGGGCGCAGATAAACTGCCGCGTGGAGAATACCGGCTATCTGAAAAATCTGCTCAAAGACCGCGAGCCCGCGATAATGCTCCTCCTGGACCCCGGCGCCCCGGGCGTCGATATCGACGACTCGACGATCCGTGTCACCCTGGACAACATCCCCGTCACGGCCTCGCGCATGAAGCCGGGAAGGTATTCCCTGGACTACGGGAGAAGGCTTTATCCCGGCGCGCACCGCATCCGCCTGGAGTTCGCAAACACATGGGGCCGGCGCGCCATGATCGTCTCGCTGCCGTTCCACGTCGCCGTCCAGCCGGGAGAGCACGATGCGCTGGTGCGTGAGGGGACGCGGCTCGCCTCCTATTACTACACGGCCCGTGAGGGGCTCAAGATGCTCCAGGCCGCCCTGTCCATGACCGTCACCGCGCCCGATGCAGACATGCTCCTCTGGCGGATCGCGCAGGGATTCGGCCTTATCGGCGCGCAGGAGACCTCACGGTATTATTTTTCGAAAATCGCGTATTTCTACCCGCAGAGTGAATACCAGGGAATGATTGGCAGGTACACGGGAGACCTGCGCTACCCGGTCGAGTATCATGGGAAGGAAATTCAATTTACCGAAGACTGCCCGGCGTGCCCGTCGAAAAACACCGTGCGGGAAATTCCCGTTATCGAGCCTCGATCGGTGGACGGGAAACAGGATGAAGGGTTTTACCTGTTGGAAAAAGCGAAAGCGCTTTTCAGGTCGTTAAGGGAACAGGTTGAGTCGTGGTGGACCAAGTGA
- a CDS encoding type II toxin-antitoxin system Phd/YefM family antitoxin, with product MQTRHEQYIIDKNGEKSAVILPIDEYHELLEDIHDLAVIAERRDAGTISLAELKKRIK from the coding sequence ATGCAGACACGCCATGAACAATATATCATCGACAAGAATGGCGAAAAGAGCGCAGTGATTCTACCCATCGATGAATACCATGAGCTTCTGGAAGACATCCACGACCTCGCAGTGATCGCGGAGCGTCGGGACGCCGGCACCATTTCGCTTGCAGAATTGAAAAAGCGTATTAAATAG
- a CDS encoding ATP-binding cassette domain-containing protein, giving the protein MKEKIRIVDLHKGFAGKTVLAGVNLSVYEGEILCVIGKSGSGKSVILKHLVGIIRPDSGDIFVEGVPFTGSDEMTRIALQSRYGILFQGAALFDSLSIYDNIAFGLRRKHVPEEEIARRVPELLGMVGLRGIEDKMPSEISGGTQKRVGLARSIAMKPEIMLYDEPTTGVDPITAGSVDRLIRKMRDDLGITSVVVTHDMKSVSRVADRVAMLLDGVIVFDGAPAELMASGDERLRQFVEGRAHGPIKVA; this is encoded by the coding sequence ATGAAGGAAAAAATCAGGATCGTCGATCTGCACAAGGGATTCGCGGGGAAGACCGTGCTCGCGGGCGTGAACCTTTCGGTGTACGAGGGGGAGATCCTCTGTGTAATCGGGAAGAGCGGCTCGGGGAAATCGGTCATCCTGAAGCACCTTGTCGGCATCATTCGGCCCGACTCCGGGGATATTTTCGTCGAGGGAGTCCCGTTCACCGGTTCCGACGAGATGACGCGCATCGCCCTCCAGTCGCGCTACGGCATACTCTTCCAGGGCGCGGCCCTCTTTGATTCCCTGTCCATTTATGACAACATCGCCTTCGGGCTTCGCAGGAAACACGTGCCCGAGGAAGAGATCGCGCGCCGCGTGCCGGAGCTCCTGGGCATGGTGGGACTGCGCGGCATCGAGGACAAAATGCCTTCGGAAATCTCCGGGGGGACTCAAAAGCGCGTGGGACTCGCCCGCTCGATCGCGATGAAGCCGGAGATCATGCTCTACGACGAGCCCACCACCGGCGTGGACCCCATCACCGCGGGCTCGGTGGACCGGCTCATCCGGAAGATGCGCGACGACCTGGGTATCACCTCGGTCGTCGTGACCCACGACATGAAATCTGTATCGCGCGTGGCGGACCGTGTCGCGATGCTCCTGGACGGGGTCATCGTGTTCGACGGCGCGCCGGCGGAGCTCATGGCGAGCGGCGACGAACGCCTCAGGCAATTCGTGGAAGGGAGGGCCCATGGTCCCATTAAGGTCGCGTAA
- a CDS encoding type II toxin-antitoxin system RelE/ParE family toxin: MELLGGDPRPQGSRKLVDTISSYRIRIGDYRVIYQIDDDARVVTVMHVRHRKDAYT, from the coding sequence ATTGAACTGCTAGGCGGCGATCCGCGTCCACAGGGTTCCCGTAAGCTGGTGGACACCATATCTTCGTACCGAATTCGTATCGGGGACTATCGCGTCATATATCAGATCGACGATGATGCCCGTGTCGTCACGGTGATGCATGTGCGCCACCGAAAGGACGCGTACACCTAG